The Falco cherrug isolate bFalChe1 chromosome 20, bFalChe1.pri, whole genome shotgun sequence genomic sequence catttatttcagacaCGTAATTAATAAAACTAAACCAACCCAAAGACAAGGCAGCGCCGCCCTGGGCATGGCTGCCCCCCGTCTGCTGTCCCCCGTGCTGATGGTGGGGTTCCCCTGCTCGAATTTatgcaaaaagaagcaaatttgCAACCTGCTGAggtgctgtgccctggctggATCTGGCCCGTGGGTCTgaccagggcaggggctgcccttGCAGAAGCAGGGGGATGCTCGGCCAGTTTGGGAGCAATCCCAGCAGAAATGGGGCAGGATGCACCCAGCAAGCAAGggaaaaatcaaggaaaaactACATTGATTTAACTGAAATgctaaaaacataaaaaggaatTATACTAACACTAATTCATCAGTTAAACGACGCGCTGGACTGGTCCATAGAGTTTAGGCCCTGACCAGGATCCTTTGAAATAAGCTTGTCTAGAAAATTGTAAATTTTTATATAGTTTCTCTCtagtatatacacacacacgcacatggCCCCCGCTGCCGGCAGGAGCACAATCAgcctttagaaataaattacaagCTCCCCCAAATGCTAGCATCAAATATACACATCATTCCTGgcacctgctttttttttttttttttcttccctcatttttttctttttttaaggtgctttttcagccttttttttgatttttgtttggttttgagtgAATCCTACTTGCGGAAGCgtcagtgtaatttttttggGTATTTTTAGCATGATTATCTGAATTGCAAAAATATAAACCCCCTCACTGGACTGTTTACATCCTGACCCTGTGAGCTGCTGCGGGCGGCCGTGAGCgcagtggagcagcagggatgctctCGCTGGGGCAAATGatggaggaaggggggaaaagggcTCTGTGGGGCAAAAGGTCTGTCCCAGCTCATGCTCGTTAGCACTGGAAGTTCATCTGGGGAATagtggctgggcagggggggttccccaggggaggcagcagggctgggggcaatCTCCATTCCCTCCTACAtcaccctgtccctgccttgTGCCTCCCTCCAGGCTTGGGTGtcttcctccagctccttcccacgCTCGGTCCCAGTCACGGCTCTGGGGTGGCCTTGGGGACAGGATGGTGACACGGGGCACGGGCCATCCTGCCCTGCCATGGGGTGGGGGATGGCCCAcgggacccccccagcccaggcagcgtCTTCCCCAGTGGGTAGCAAAGTGTGCGTGAGATCACACcatccaaaacatttttttaaaaaaagatttaaaaaagggaaaaaaacaaaaaggccCCATTTGCAGGGTGTGCAGGTGGGGACGGGGGCTCTGGGGCTGTGTCCCCAAGGTCTCCTCCAttgcccagcagccccaggatggcagcagcagagctctaagtgggtgtggggggctgggggggcatggGGCCAGCTGGGGGGTGGGCGGCAGCCAGCCCTTAGCTGGGCATCTGCACCTCGTCGTACACATCTGTGCCCTCCTCCTCTTCGAAGGTCACCACGGCATCGTCCGCATCCAGCTGGAGAGACAGGGGAGGGCATTAGGTGGGATGGGGATAGGGACACAGATGaagatgaggatgaggatggggaaagggacacagatggggatggggacagggatgggtgcagggacagggacagtgCTGTGGTGCTCCCGGCCTGTGCTGGGGCTACGTACACATTTGAGCTCGACTTCGTGGAAGATCTTGGGCAGCAGAAGGCGCCGCAGGGGCACAGTGAGGATGAGGACGAAGGGTAGCGCCAGCGAGGCCGGGGTGGACTTCaccacccacagcagcacaagGACGATGATTTGGGTGACGGTGAAGAGGTGCATCCGCAAAGTCTTCACCTGTGGGACGAGGAGCCCAGTGGGGTCAGGGTGGTGGATCCAGCACCCCCCACCCTTCCTGGGGTGGCCCAAAGAGCCCAGCAAAGGTCAGCATCCAGCTCTCTGGGGAGCCCCAAGCAATTGCAGGCGGCACCATGGGGTGCCACAGCCCAGGACACCCCCAAGCCCACAGCCACCCGGCCAGGTGATAGAGGGCTCACTCACCCGGGTGACGTAGGGCTCCTTAGGGTGGTACTTGGGTGGCATCAGCAAGAGCAGGATGCGGTCAAAGAGCTGGATGCCAAAGAGGGAGGTGACACCCATGTAGAGGAAGATGCCAAAGAGCACGGCCAGCGGGATGTACTTCAGGATGGGCTCCATGAGGATGGAGACGCCTGTGGTGGACAAGGAGAGGTTGGAGAGAATCCCCAGGGGCACCTGCCCTCGCCACCCGCATTGGGGGGCACCTCCCCAGCTCACCGATGAGCACAGCCACGAAGAAGCCGCTGACACGCTGTTCCTTGACCTCCAGGATCTGGGCCTTCTCGCTGGCAGCGGAGGTCTTGCTCATGACGGTGAGGGCATTGGCATGGGTGATGGTGCGGACGGTGGTGGCACTGAGCCAGGGCATGCCGAAGAGGGCGGCCAGCCCCCCCATGACCACAATCAGCAGCAGGTCCAGGTGGAAGCCAGagcccttcaccagcttcctCTCAGGCTTGCTGACAATGAGGCTGCCGGAGACAGGGAGGATGAGTTGGTGACACAGCACCCTGGGGAAGtcctctccatccctgtccCACCCTGCGGCCCTCCCCATACCCCCCTGGTCCTCACGTGGTAATCTGTGTCTCGAGGAAGATGAGGATGAAGACCAGGAGGGCAGGCACCATGGTGGCAAACATCATCCagatggggaaggggctgttATTCCCCAAGGGGTGGATAAACCAGCTCCGGGCAGACGCGTTGGTGACCTCCAGCCCTTTGGGGACCTTCAGTTTCTGGATGGGAGAAGAGATGAGGGGGTGAGGGGACGAGGATGGGGCATTGGGACAAGCACCTGGCTCCATGTCCCCTTGTCACAGACACCcgtgtccccccagccctgcccttccGCTGCTCCCGGACCTGCGTGTACGTGTCCTTGATGAAGAAGTCGACTAGCGCCATGACAAAGATGGAAATGGGCACCCCGAAGTCCCCGATCAAACGCCGGATCTGTGGGGACACCATGACCATGTTAAATGCAGACACCTGTGCCCCCACCCAGCTGAGGGGTCCACCCACCAGCTCTAGCAAAGAACTCTGCAGGAACATGCAATGAGTTTGCACGGTCTCAGCCAGCCCCTTCAGGAACCCGCACCCGCTGAGCCCCCGTgctgcccccagcactgcccccgGGCCCAGTGCGGTGGGGGGGATGCCACTGTGCCCCCGCCTCCTCACTTTGCCAGGCAGGAAGGAGCTGTTCTTGAACTTGCGGAGGAAGAAGGCCAGGAAGAAGGTGCCAGCCATGAGGACGAGGGACAGCAGTGCCGTGTTGGGCTCTGGCACGTGGGGCTGGACCGTGGCCTGCACATTGTAATGCCGCTGTAGCGGATGATTCTGGAAGatctggggaaggaaggggagaaggtCAGTGACGATGGGATCCCTGCTAGCGGGTAGGGATGGGGGatgcccctgcaccccccctgccatgctGGGAGCCCCACAGCACCATCCCGGCAGGGTGTGTGCCAGGGTGGCCAGCGAGACTGGGAGCTTGGCACAGAGTGAGCGGGGGGTTATTTTTAGGCTTGGTTTTCTCCATGCTCCTTTGGAAATGGGACTGGACAGGGACTGGGTGGCACAGTGGGGACGGACAAGCATGGCCCCACTGAGGACCATGCATCACCCAGGGTGTTTGGGGCTGTGCCAAGCTCATAGAGGGGTGCACAGGGGCACCCCGGTGTGATAGGGGTCCAAGAGTGATGGGGCATGCGTCCTGCGTGTCATCTCTCCAGCACCAGACATGTCCCAGCAGGCACCCAGTGACACCAGCCCATTGCTGCTGGCCAACTGGGGAGGGTCTGAGCCAGGGGATGGGGGAAGAAGTTGGGGCTCCCCAGGCAGGTGCTGGACAAGGACCATGTTTTCTGCAGCCCAGGTGGGACATCTGCCCAGGCTtcacctccctgccccaaaaTCCCCCTGCAGAGAGAAGCATGAGCTGGGAAACACCTGGGAAAGGGAGATGGGCTGCATCCCTCGCCTGCATCCAGCTCATTTCTATGGAAACTTGGGTGATGACCACAATCTGCAGCTCCCCCTTTCCCTGATGCGGGACCCCTGTGCCCCTCACCGTGACAAGCTTGGAGAAGGTCTCGTAGATGAAGATGAGGGAGATGAGGAAGGAGAAGATCTCCTGGGTGTAGCGGGACAGGTAGCGCACCAGGAAGCTGCCCTCGCaggccaccaccaccagcaccagcaggatcATCCAGAAGCCGATCCAGACCCGGCCCACGATGTACTCTATGCCATTGTTGCTGCAGAACTGGGGAGCCAGAGGGCACAGCCCCATCAGGCCCCTGAAGCCCCCAGCATGCGCACCCATGTGGGCTGGACCCCTGGGTCCCACGGTGGCCCTGTGCCtactgcccagggctggggggtgctgggatGAGGATAGTGGTACCTTGGTGTGGCAAGGCAccccctgcctggcagcacccaCGTGGTGCCAGCTATTTGGCATCACCCACACGGTGTCACACACCTCGCATCATACCTGTGCCAGCACCCGCATGGCTCTATCTGCATGATGTCACCCATGTGCCACCACCCACGTAGCAGCACCACCCATGTGCCATCCCACCAGTGCCACCCTGCATCTGGCATCATCCCTCTGCCATCCCACATGTGGCAGCACCCACATGACATCCCCTTGTGGCAGCACCCTGtgcctctgccagggctgctgggggcaaTGTGAGCCTGCTGTGGGGACCACtggtggctggggggggcacccaggggCACAGGGGGGCACCCACCGAGTAGAAGGCTTCCTCAAAGACGAGGAGGGGCCCTGAAAAGCCAACGACAAGCAGGGGCTGAGCGCTGAAGAAGCTGAAGAGGACGCACTGCACGCAGGTGGAGATGAGCAGCTCCGACACCCCCATCATGCCTTTGGTCTTCTCACCTGGGGGGGAGCAGAGccggtgggtgctgggggggatGACACAGCTCTGTGTCCCACCATCCCATACCCCTCGGCACCAGGATTAGGGCACGCAATCCCCGCGCCAGGAGCATCCCCAGGGGATGGTGCTGCAGGTGGTTGCACCCcactcccccagccccatgcccagTTGGGGCATGTCCCCGTCCCCTGGCGTGTCCCCAGCTTGTCCCCTCATTACTCAGTAAGCCTCCAAAGGTGATAGCAGGTGACAGTGCGGCGAAGTAGATGAAGATGATGGCAGCCAGGCACTGGGGGCTGAAGGCATCTTTGATGTCGCTGAGATACTTGGGGTACCGGCGGCAGATGTCCCGCACCAGCCCCCCAAAAGGTTTCCCCGTCCTGCGCAGGGGGTCGTCGTCCTCTGCTGGTGGTGCCTCCGCCCCTGGGGACACAAGCAGGTGGCCATGGGGGGACCCTGTGTGCAAGGTGGGGTCCCCGCCAACCATGGTGAAGGGGGATCCTGGGGGGGCCGGGGTGGTCCCTGCCTTACATGGGCCTTTTGGAACGTCCTTGTGCAGCGCCTTCTTGGGGGGCTGGTAGCGGCGGCGGAGCAGGTCCTGCTGCAGCGGCACCAGGCTGCGCAGCAGCTGCTCGTTGGGGGTCTCGGTGGGTGGCAGGACGATGCTGGCCTCCAGGAAGTCCTCCACCCCCTGCAGCAGGTCCTGGCGGCCCTCAGCCAGGTAGGCGTCCCGGCGAAAGACCTACGAGGTGGCCCGGGCACAGATGTTCAGCTGTCTCCGGCACCCTTGGGTGCTTCTGGGCACCCACCCGGCCCCTGAGCATGCCCATGGGGATGGGGCATCATGGGGATGCGAGGGCATGAGGATGAGGGGGTGCATGGGGATAAGGGGGGTCATGGGACACAGGACCACAGGAGTGTGGGGACATGGTTGCCTGGACACACAAGGACAAGGGGACAATTGACTTCAGGGGCGTGGGCACATGGGGATACAGGTGCATGGGGACATGGGAGCACGGGGCCACAGAagtgtggggacagggatgcaTATGGACAGATTGAAGGGGGTGCATGTGGACATGGAGACACGGGGACAGGGGTGCATGAGG encodes the following:
- the SLC4A1 gene encoding band 3 anion transport protein isoform X2; amino-acid sequence: MRRSLEPEGYEDIGIKGYRLSLGEMSGAGTGTASPLHVWRARAEELTPLCQYLPGRRGYYDVDGRRRAAGAPPGQASHRGGGQPPSVTDVDVEAAGSRTLLSQQDTHEVYVELHELVMDSTKELCWMEASHWLQLEEDFKEAGHWGQPHLSFLTYHSLLEVRRALAKGAVLVDVAAKSLAAIAHVLIDQMIYEGQIKPQDQEAILRMLLLKHKHPDEVESVGTLLRAQLQRSGMGQAETEQPLLQQPLEMRRLPGAKQSPSGATKPQLPEKVPKDAEATLVLVGCAAFLEQPTLAFVRLKDAVMLDAVLDVPLPVRFLFVVLGPDSPHISYHEIGRAVATMMSERVFRRDAYLAEGRQDLLQGVEDFLEASIVLPPTETPNEQLLRSLVPLQQDLLRRRYQPPKKALHKDVPKGPCKAGTTPAPPGSPFTMVGGDPTLHTGSPHGHLLVSPGAEAPPAEDDDPLRRTGKPFGGLVRDICRRYPKYLSDIKDAFSPQCLAAIIFIYFAALSPAITFGGLLSEKTKGMMGVSELLISTCVQCVLFSFFSAQPLLVVGFSGPLLVFEEAFYSFCSNNGIEYIVGRVWIGFWMILLVLVVVACEGSFLVRYLSRYTQEIFSFLISLIFIYETFSKLVTIFQNHPLQRHYNVQATVQPHVPEPNTALLSLVLMAGTFFLAFFLRKFKNSSFLPGKIRRLIGDFGVPISIFVMALVDFFIKDTYTQKLKVPKGLEVTNASARSWFIHPLGNNSPFPIWMMFATMVPALLVFILIFLETQITTLIVSKPERKLVKGSGFHLDLLLIVVMGGLAALFGMPWLSATTVRTITHANALTVMSKTSAASEKAQILEVKEQRVSGFFVAVLIGVSILMEPILKYIPLAVLFGIFLYMGVTSLFGIQLFDRILLLLMPPKYHPKEPYVTRVKTLRMHLFTVTQIIVLVLLWVVKSTPASLALPFVLILTVPLRRLLLPKIFHEVELKCLDADDAVVTFEEEEGTDVYDEVQMPS
- the SLC4A1 gene encoding band 3 anion transport protein isoform X6, encoding MDSTKELCWMEASHWLQLEEDFKEAGHWGQPHLSFLTYHSLLEVRRALAKGAVLVDVAAKSLAAIAHVLIDQMIYEGQIKPQDQEAILRMLLLKHKHPDEVESVGTLLRAQLQRSGMGQAETEQPLLQQPLEMRRLPGAKQSPSGATKPQLPEKVPKDAEATLVLVGCAAFLEQPTLAFVRLKDAVMLDAVLDVPLPVRFLFVVLGPDSPHISYHEIGRAVATMMSERVFRRDAYLAEGRQDLLQGVEDFLEASIVLPPTETPNEQLLRSLVPLQQDLLRRRYQPPKKALHKDVPKGPCKAGTTPAPPGSPFTMVGGDPTLHTGSPHGHLLVSPGAEAPPAEDDDPLRRTGKPFGGLVRDICRRYPKYLSDIKDAFSPQCLAAIIFIYFAALSPAITFGGLLSEKTKGMMGVSELLISTCVQCVLFSFFSAQPLLVVGFSGPLLVFEEAFYSFCSNNGIEYIVGRVWIGFWMILLVLVVVACEGSFLVRYLSRYTQEIFSFLISLIFIYETFSKLVTIFQNHPLQRHYNVQATVQPHVPEPNTALLSLVLMAGTFFLAFFLRKFKNSSFLPGKIRRLIGDFGVPISIFVMALVDFFIKDTYTQKLKVPKGLEVTNASARSWFIHPLGNNSPFPIWMMFATMVPALLVFILIFLETQITTLIVSKPERKLVKGSGFHLDLLLIVVMGGLAALFGMPWLSATTVRTITHANALTVMSKTSAASEKAQILEVKEQRVSGFFVAVLIGVSILMEPILKYIPLAVLFGIFLYMGVTSLFGIQLFDRILLLLMPPKYHPKEPYVTRVKTLRMHLFTVTQIIVLVLLWVVKSTPASLALPFVLILTVPLRRLLLPKIFHEVELKCLDADDAVVTFEEEEGTDVYDEVQMPS
- the SLC4A1 gene encoding band 3 anion transport protein isoform X4, which encodes MEVPGQELYEERMRRSLEPEGYEDIGIKGYRLSLGEMSAPSVTDVDVEAAGSRTLLSQQDTHEVYVELHELVMDSTKELCWMEASHWLQLEEDFKEAGHWGQPHLSFLTYHSLLEVRRALAKGAVLVDVAAKSLAAIAHVLIDQMIYEGQIKPQDQEAILRMLLLKHKHPDEVESVGTLLRAQLQRSGMGQAETEQPLLQQPLEMRRLPGAKQSPSGATKPQLPEKVPKDAEATLVLVGCAAFLEQPTLAFVRLKDAVMLDAVLDVPLPVRFLFVVLGPDSPHISYHEIGRAVATMMSERVFRRDAYLAEGRQDLLQGVEDFLEASIVLPPTETPNEQLLRSLVPLQQDLLRRRYQPPKKALHKDVPKGPCKAGTTPAPPGSPFTMVGGDPTLHTGSPHGHLLVSPGAEAPPAEDDDPLRRTGKPFGGLVRDICRRYPKYLSDIKDAFSPQCLAAIIFIYFAALSPAITFGGLLSEKTKGMMGVSELLISTCVQCVLFSFFSAQPLLVVGFSGPLLVFEEAFYSFCSNNGIEYIVGRVWIGFWMILLVLVVVACEGSFLVRYLSRYTQEIFSFLISLIFIYETFSKLVTIFQNHPLQRHYNVQATVQPHVPEPNTALLSLVLMAGTFFLAFFLRKFKNSSFLPGKIRRLIGDFGVPISIFVMALVDFFIKDTYTQKLKVPKGLEVTNASARSWFIHPLGNNSPFPIWMMFATMVPALLVFILIFLETQITTLIVSKPERKLVKGSGFHLDLLLIVVMGGLAALFGMPWLSATTVRTITHANALTVMSKTSAASEKAQILEVKEQRVSGFFVAVLIGVSILMEPILKYIPLAVLFGIFLYMGVTSLFGIQLFDRILLLLMPPKYHPKEPYVTRVKTLRMHLFTVTQIIVLVLLWVVKSTPASLALPFVLILTVPLRRLLLPKIFHEVELKCLDADDAVVTFEEEEGTDVYDEVQMPS
- the SLC4A1 gene encoding band 3 anion transport protein isoform X1, with the translated sequence MEVPGQELYEERMRRSLEPEGYEDIGIKGYRLSLGEMSGAGTGTASPLHVWRARAEELTPLCQYLPGRRGYYDVDGRRRAAGAPPGQASHRGGGQPPSVTDVDVEAAGSRTLLSQQDTHEVYVELHELVMDSTKELCWMEASHWLQLEEDFKEAGHWGQPHLSFLTYHSLLEVRRALAKGAVLVDVAAKSLAAIAHVLIDQMIYEGQIKPQDQEAILRMLLLKHKHPDEVESVGTLLRAQLQRSGMGQAETEQPLLQQPLEMRRLPGAKQSPSGATKPQLPEKVPKDAEATLVLVGCAAFLEQPTLAFVRLKDAVMLDAVLDVPLPVRFLFVVLGPDSPHISYHEIGRAVATMMSERVFRRDAYLAEGRQDLLQGVEDFLEASIVLPPTETPNEQLLRSLVPLQQDLLRRRYQPPKKALHKDVPKGPCKAGTTPAPPGSPFTMVGGDPTLHTGSPHGHLLVSPGAEAPPAEDDDPLRRTGKPFGGLVRDICRRYPKYLSDIKDAFSPQCLAAIIFIYFAALSPAITFGGLLSEKTKGMMGVSELLISTCVQCVLFSFFSAQPLLVVGFSGPLLVFEEAFYSFCSNNGIEYIVGRVWIGFWMILLVLVVVACEGSFLVRYLSRYTQEIFSFLISLIFIYETFSKLVTIFQNHPLQRHYNVQATVQPHVPEPNTALLSLVLMAGTFFLAFFLRKFKNSSFLPGKIRRLIGDFGVPISIFVMALVDFFIKDTYTQKLKVPKGLEVTNASARSWFIHPLGNNSPFPIWMMFATMVPALLVFILIFLETQITTLIVSKPERKLVKGSGFHLDLLLIVVMGGLAALFGMPWLSATTVRTITHANALTVMSKTSAASEKAQILEVKEQRVSGFFVAVLIGVSILMEPILKYIPLAVLFGIFLYMGVTSLFGIQLFDRILLLLMPPKYHPKEPYVTRVKTLRMHLFTVTQIIVLVLLWVVKSTPASLALPFVLILTVPLRRLLLPKIFHEVELKCLDADDAVVTFEEEEGTDVYDEVQMPS
- the SLC4A1 gene encoding band 3 anion transport protein isoform X5, with the translated sequence MRRSLEPEGYEDIGIKGYRLSLGEMSAPSVTDVDVEAAGSRTLLSQQDTHEVYVELHELVMDSTKELCWMEASHWLQLEEDFKEAGHWGQPHLSFLTYHSLLEVRRALAKGAVLVDVAAKSLAAIAHVLIDQMIYEGQIKPQDQEAILRMLLLKHKHPDEVESVGTLLRAQLQRSGMGQAETEQPLLQQPLEMRRLPGAKQSPSGATKPQLPEKVPKDAEATLVLVGCAAFLEQPTLAFVRLKDAVMLDAVLDVPLPVRFLFVVLGPDSPHISYHEIGRAVATMMSERVFRRDAYLAEGRQDLLQGVEDFLEASIVLPPTETPNEQLLRSLVPLQQDLLRRRYQPPKKALHKDVPKGPCKAGTTPAPPGSPFTMVGGDPTLHTGSPHGHLLVSPGAEAPPAEDDDPLRRTGKPFGGLVRDICRRYPKYLSDIKDAFSPQCLAAIIFIYFAALSPAITFGGLLSEKTKGMMGVSELLISTCVQCVLFSFFSAQPLLVVGFSGPLLVFEEAFYSFCSNNGIEYIVGRVWIGFWMILLVLVVVACEGSFLVRYLSRYTQEIFSFLISLIFIYETFSKLVTIFQNHPLQRHYNVQATVQPHVPEPNTALLSLVLMAGTFFLAFFLRKFKNSSFLPGKIRRLIGDFGVPISIFVMALVDFFIKDTYTQKLKVPKGLEVTNASARSWFIHPLGNNSPFPIWMMFATMVPALLVFILIFLETQITTLIVSKPERKLVKGSGFHLDLLLIVVMGGLAALFGMPWLSATTVRTITHANALTVMSKTSAASEKAQILEVKEQRVSGFFVAVLIGVSILMEPILKYIPLAVLFGIFLYMGVTSLFGIQLFDRILLLLMPPKYHPKEPYVTRVKTLRMHLFTVTQIIVLVLLWVVKSTPASLALPFVLILTVPLRRLLLPKIFHEVELKCLDADDAVVTFEEEEGTDVYDEVQMPS
- the SLC4A1 gene encoding band 3 anion transport protein isoform X3, whose translation is MEVPGQELYEERMRRSLEPEGYEDIGIKGYRLSLGEMSGAGTGTASPLHVWRARAEELTPLCQYLPGRRGYYDVDGRRRAAGAPPGQASHRGGGQPPSVTDVDVEAAGSRTLLSQQDTHEVYVELHELVMDSTKELCWMEASHWLQLEEDFKEAGHWGQPHLSFLTYHSLLEVRRALAKGAVLVDVAAKSLAAIAHVLIDQMIYEGQIKPQDQEAILRMLLLKHKHPDEVESVGTLLRAQLQRSGMGQAETEQPLLQQPLEMRRLPGAKQSPSGATKPQLPEKVPKDAEATLVLVGCAAFLEQPTLAFVRLKDAVMLDAVLDVPLPVRFLFVVLGPDSPHISYHEIGRAVATMMSERVFRRDAYLAEGRQDLLQGVEDFLEASIVLPPTETPNEQLLRSLVPLQQDLLRRRYQPPKKALHKDVPKGPWAEAPPAEDDDPLRRTGKPFGGLVRDICRRYPKYLSDIKDAFSPQCLAAIIFIYFAALSPAITFGGLLSEKTKGMMGVSELLISTCVQCVLFSFFSAQPLLVVGFSGPLLVFEEAFYSFCSNNGIEYIVGRVWIGFWMILLVLVVVACEGSFLVRYLSRYTQEIFSFLISLIFIYETFSKLVTIFQNHPLQRHYNVQATVQPHVPEPNTALLSLVLMAGTFFLAFFLRKFKNSSFLPGKIRRLIGDFGVPISIFVMALVDFFIKDTYTQKLKVPKGLEVTNASARSWFIHPLGNNSPFPIWMMFATMVPALLVFILIFLETQITTLIVSKPERKLVKGSGFHLDLLLIVVMGGLAALFGMPWLSATTVRTITHANALTVMSKTSAASEKAQILEVKEQRVSGFFVAVLIGVSILMEPILKYIPLAVLFGIFLYMGVTSLFGIQLFDRILLLLMPPKYHPKEPYVTRVKTLRMHLFTVTQIIVLVLLWVVKSTPASLALPFVLILTVPLRRLLLPKIFHEVELKCLDADDAVVTFEEEEGTDVYDEVQMPS